One Pseudomonas sp. MM213 genomic window, GCGACCCGTATTTCTTCAGCGTGATCGACCGTGCCAGCGGCGATGTGCAAGGCATTCTCAGCTTGATGTCGATCGTTCCGTCTCAGGGCCGTATTGAAATCGGCCACGTCACCTTCGGTGCACCGATGCAGCGTTCGCCGAAAAGTACCGAGGCTGTGTATCTGCTGGCCAAAGAGTCGTTCGCGCTGGGCTATCGGCGTCTGGAGTGGAAATGCAACAACGGCAACGCGCGTTCCAAGTACGCGGCGGAGCGGTTGGGGTTCAGTTTTGAAGGGGTGTTCCGCCAGCACATGGTGGTGAAGGGACAGAACCGGGATACGGCCTGGTATTCGATTCTGGATTCGGAATGGCCGGTGGTTGGGGCGGGGTTTGAGCGGTGGTTGAGTGATGAGAATCAGACGGGGTCGGGGCAGGTGAAAACTCTGGCTGAGTGTCGCGGGTAAATAAGCGGCGCCCCGACGGACGCCTTCGCGGGCAAGCCTCGCTCCTACAGGTTTTGCGCAAATTTGAACGCTCCAACAAACCTGTAGGAGCGAGGCTTGCCCGCGAATGGCATCACGCCAATTTCTGGGCCAACACCGCAATATGCTCCGGCCCAATCCCGCAGCACCCACCCAAATGGCTGGCACCGCGCTCTTTCCAGTCCGCCGCCCAATGCAGGTAGCCCGGCGGGTCCAGATCGTCGCGCAACGGGTCCAGACCATCATTGGCTGTCGCCTCTTTCGGTTGCGGCGGGAAGGCATTGGCGTACGCGCCGATGTGAATCTTCACCCCCAGACGCTCGAACGTTGCCCGCGCCGCATCAATCGCCGCACCGATCACTTCCGGCTGGCTGCAGTTGAACAGCAACGTCTCGACGCCCAGCTGCGCAGCCACCGCAGCGGCTTCGGCCACAGGTTCGCCGGAACGCAAGCGCGGGACTTCGTCCGTGTCCTCATCCTTCAGGGTAAACGACAGCCAGAACGGCTTGCCGTCCTTCGGCAGACCGGCGTGAATCGCTCGCGCTTCCACGATGGAGCTTTGGGTTTCGGCCAGCCACAGGTCGACATGCGGGGCCAGCCCCTCGACCAGCGGCGCGAGCAATTCCGTCACCCGAGTCGCGTCGAACAAATCCGGCCGATAGGAACCGAACAAAGGCGGCAATGAACCCGCCACACGCACCGGTTTGCCCGCAGCGTCCACCGCACGCCTGGCCAACTCCCCGGCCAGCGCCGCGAGGGCTCGACCCTCAGCCGCAAAACGTTCCTCACCAATGTGAAAAGGCACCACCGCGTAGCTGTTGCTGGTGATCACGTTCGCGCCGCTTTCGATATAAGCCGCATGCACCGCCTCGACGGCCTGCGGCGCTTCGCTCAAGGCCAGCGCCGACCATTCCGGCTGTCTGAACGGCGCACCGCGGCGCTGCAACTCACGACCCATGCCGCCATCCAGAATCACTGTGCTTGCTGCGCTCATATGCTTTTCACTCATATGCTTATGAAAATAACTCACTATCAGAGTCGTTCTTATAACTATTTAATACGCACCATCCGGTTAATAACAACCATTTTTTTTAGGGCTCGACTGTGAAACTTCAACCACTACTGGCCCTGGGCCTGACGATTCTGGCTGCCTCCACCCAAGCCTTCGGCGGCGCCACGCTGGACCGCATCGAGCAAAAGAAAGAACTGGTCGGCGTGCTGATGGAAAGCTATCCGCCCTTCTCGTTCCTCAATGACCAGAACCAGCTCGACGGCTTCGACGTTGATGTGGCCAAAGCCGTGGCCAATAAACTCGGGGTCAAACTGCGCCTCGAAACACCGTCCTGGGACGTGATCGCCGCTGGCCGCTGGAGCGGGCGCTACGACATTTGCATCTGCTCCATGACTCCGAGCAAGGCCCGCGCCGAAGTCTTTGATTTCCCGGTCGAGTACTACGCCTCGCCGGCGGTGATCGTGGTCAACGCCAAGGACGACAGCATCCACAGCGCCAAGGACCTGAGCGGCAAGAAAGTCGGCCTCACCAGTGCTTCCAGCTACGAAAGCTACCTGAACAAAAACCTGGTGATCGAAGGCGCCGAAGACACGCAGTTGCAGTACCCGTTTGAAAACGTGCAGATCGCCCCGTACGACACCGACAACGTGGCGTTCCAGGACCTGGGGCTGGGCGCTGGCGTGCGACTGGATGCGGTCCTCACCAACCTGGTCACCGCGCAGCCACGCCTGACCGAAGACAAACGCTTCAAGCTTGCCGGCGAACCGCTGTACTCGGAGCCGAACTCGGTGGCCATCGAAAAAGGCGATGCTCAGTGGGACGCCAAGGTGCGTGACGTCTTCGCGCAACTGAAACAGGACGGCACCCTGAGCAAACTCTCGCAAAAATGGATCGGCGCCGACATCAGCAAATGACTTCCTTTCCCAACCCACCTCAGCCGCCACAACCAGTGGCTGAGTCCCGGCTGCAACGGATCTTCGGTTTTCGCACGCGGTTGTACCTGACCTGGGCGGCAATGCTGGGTCTGTTCGCCAGTTTCTTCCTGAGCTTCGACCTGAAGTTCTCGATCATCCTCGACAAACTGCCCAACCTGATCGGCCTGCACCTGGCGCCGAACGGCTTTCTGCAAGGCGCAGCGCTGACCCTGTTTTTGTGCCTGTGCTCAATCGTCGCGTCGTCGCTGCTGGGCTTCATCACCGCCCTCGCACGGCTGTCGAAAAGCGCCGTGGCCTTCGGCATAGCAAGTTTCTACGCTTCGTTCTTTCGCGGCACTCCGCTGCTGATCCAGATCCTGCTGATCTACCTCGGCCTGCCGCAACTCGGCATCGTGCCGGGCGCCGTCGTCGCCGGCATCATCGCCCTGTCGCTGAACTACGGCGCCTACCTCAGCGAAATTTTCCGCGCCGGCATCCTCGGCGTCCCCCACGGCCAGCGTGAAGCCTCGCTGGCACTGGGCATGCGCGAAACCGTGATCTTCTGGCGCGTCACCCTGCCGCAAGCCATGCGCACCATCATCCCGCCGACCACCAATCAATTCATCTCGATGCTCAAAGACTCGTCACTGATCTCGGTGATGGGTGTTTGGGAGGTGATGTTTCTGGCGCAGTCGTATGGGCGCTCGAGCTATCGCTACATCGAGATGCTGACGACGGCGGCGGTGATTTACTGGGTGATGTCGATTGGGCTGGAGCTGATTCAGGCGCGGATGGAGCGGCATTATGGGAAGGCGTATTTGAGTCGAAGCTAGGAAAGGATTGCAGCTTTCGAACCTGCGCAACCCTTGTAGGAGCTGGCTTGCTGGCGATGGCGATCTCAAGGACGCCATCGCCGGCAAGTCGGCTCCTACAAGTATCTCCAGAGCAATACATCGAGGGCGTCACAGCCTTTGGCTCAACGCGATGAGCTGTGGGTAGACGAGTTTCCAGGCAGTAACAAACAGACCAGTCCTGAAATGCTGTAGGCAAAAACGCTCGCTCATGAAGGCCACTGCGCGATTAGACTTCAGGGCTAAATTTTAGCTACAACCGAATGTCCAAGACCCTGCAAAAATGCCGGAAACGCCCGGCATTCAAGGCCAGGGCCTGCCTCCTAAAGTTCGACCTTCTGAAAAACGAGGTCGTACTCAATGCCCAAGCCTTACCCTCATCGCCCGCACCGAATCGCGTTGGCGGTCGCCCTCACACTCGGCAGCATCGAGTTGTCCACGGCTCAGCAAGCAGAGCTCGATACCGTCATCGAAGCCCCCGCCAAGAAGGCTCGTGCAACGCCTTGGCCTAAAAGAGATGACCTTCTGGCGATCAAAAACTTCATTGGCCCTATGTCGCATGCCGCCAACGCCGCTGCGCCTGAGCCGATAGAATCGTCCATTCCGGTGGTATCCGCACCACCGGCTCCAGAACCTGTGGATCTTTACGCAGACCTCTATGAGTTTCCCGAAACTCCCAACGATTCACGCTTACCAAACCTGCCCGAAAAAGTCGCAGAGCGCATCGCCGCCGAACCGGTCACCAATGACCTGTTAGCGACCGGGAAATTGGTCCCTGCGATGGAACAGCATGATCAGGTCCAAGAGACACCTGACACACCTTCCGAACCGGTAAACGACGACGTCCCGCTCACGTTCGAGGACTTTGCAAAAGCCGACACAACCAAGCGCACTACTGCTTCAGGGCGATACGCAAGCATCGACGGCGTCTCACTGGCGCTAGGGGACGCAAATGACCTGTTGATAATCAACAAGGGCGCCAGCTTTTCAGGGGAAATACAGGGCGGCGACGGGGTGAACGGCATACTCCTGGACTCTTCCGAAGGCGGCGTACTCGGCCAGACCCGTAACTTCCTTGGATTGCGAGTTGCCCGAGGTGCCTGGTCCTTGACCGGCAAAGGTGACTTTGATGTAGGAGCAGAAGTGTTGAACGGTGCGAAGCTGTTCAACATGGGCAGTATCGCGGGTGATGTCGACGTTCTCGAGGGTGGCACCTACGGTGGGCACGGTGAAGTTCGCGACTTGTTCGTAGGGGGCACGTTAATGGTCACTGAGGCGCTGGGGGCGCCACACGTCAAAGGAGACCTGATCCTTACGCGAAACGCCACACTGTCGTACGCAGTAACCGCTGCCGGTCAAATGCCAACCCTTGTGGTCGACGGTGTTGCGGACCTTTGGAACGCCTCTCTGAATGTCGCTGCACTGCCGGGCAGCTATTCAACCAGCAACGTATACACCCTGCTCCGAGCCAGCAAAGTGGGCGGTGAATTCGATCGTGTCACCAGTAATCTGGCGTACCTGACTCCAAAACTATTCCAGTCCGAAACCGAGGTGATGCTGCAATACGCTCGCAATGAAGTGCCACTGGATGACTTCGCCCTCGACGACAACAGTGAAAACTTTGCCCTGAGTGTTGTGGAGCCTGCCGCCTCGGCAAATGCCGCCATTACTGCCCTGCTCGGTTCGACCGTGGATACTGCGGCCAATGCCCTCGATCAACTCTCTGGTTACAGCACCGCCAATCTGGCCAAGACAACGCTGAACAGCGACGCTCCGGTGAGCGCCAGCATGCTTTCGGCCATGCGTCAGTTGGATAACGCCTATAGCAAACCCGGCAGGCGAAGCAGCTCACCTCGCCTGGCTGCCGGTAGCGAAAACGAAGGCAGAGTCTGGCTGCAAGCACTGGGGCACGGTGGAAAAGTGGATCGTGATTTTGACGCTC contains:
- a CDS encoding autotransporter outer membrane beta-barrel domain-containing protein, with amino-acid sequence MPKPYPHRPHRIALAVALTLGSIELSTAQQAELDTVIEAPAKKARATPWPKRDDLLAIKNFIGPMSHAANAAAPEPIESSIPVVSAPPAPEPVDLYADLYEFPETPNDSRLPNLPEKVAERIAAEPVTNDLLATGKLVPAMEQHDQVQETPDTPSEPVNDDVPLTFEDFAKADTTKRTTASGRYASIDGVSLALGDANDLLIINKGASFSGEIQGGDGVNGILLDSSEGGVLGQTRNFLGLRVARGAWSLTGKGDFDVGAEVLNGAKLFNMGSIAGDVDVLEGGTYGGHGEVRDLFVGGTLMVTEALGAPHVKGDLILTRNATLSYAVTAAGQMPTLVVDGVADLWNASLNVAALPGSYSTSNVYTLLRASKVGGEFDRVTSNLAYLTPKLFQSETEVMLQYARNEVPLDDFALDDNSENFALSVVEPAASANAAITALLGSTVDTAANALDQLSGYSTANLAKTTLNSDAPVSASMLSAMRQLDNAYSKPGRRSSSPRLAAGSENEGRVWLQALGHGGKVDRDFDALQHSTKGLVMGADWRVDEEWRLGVIGGKSDTRLDSRTLDGRLDSWHLGVYALRQNGPMSLRMGLSHSSHDGSTKRRVAFNGFSDNPKGQYDANTQQAFAEVGYNVGRDVYTIEPFASLGYQRYQRDGYTEKGGDATLKVLGQTQNNVNSTFGLRVAKLNTLNNGIKLTPHLSAGWKHTYGEVLSHTRQKLATGGRRFTVEGASLDRNSVMLNAGIDLSLSARHTLGVGVTGEIGTDSRNHGVTGQWRMTF
- a CDS encoding amino acid ABC transporter permease; translated protein: MTSFPNPPQPPQPVAESRLQRIFGFRTRLYLTWAAMLGLFASFFLSFDLKFSIILDKLPNLIGLHLAPNGFLQGAALTLFLCLCSIVASSLLGFITALARLSKSAVAFGIASFYASFFRGTPLLIQILLIYLGLPQLGIVPGAVVAGIIALSLNYGAYLSEIFRAGILGVPHGQREASLALGMRETVIFWRVTLPQAMRTIIPPTTNQFISMLKDSSLISVMGVWEVMFLAQSYGRSSYRYIEMLTTAAVIYWVMSIGLELIQARMERHYGKAYLSRS
- a CDS encoding homocysteine S-methyltransferase family protein, with the protein product MSAASTVILDGGMGRELQRRGAPFRQPEWSALALSEAPQAVEAVHAAYIESGANVITSNSYAVVPFHIGEERFAAEGRALAALAGELARRAVDAAGKPVRVAGSLPPLFGSYRPDLFDATRVTELLAPLVEGLAPHVDLWLAETQSSIVEARAIHAGLPKDGKPFWLSFTLKDEDTDEVPRLRSGEPVAEAAAVAAQLGVETLLFNCSQPEVIGAAIDAARATFERLGVKIHIGAYANAFPPQPKEATANDGLDPLRDDLDPPGYLHWAADWKERGASHLGGCCGIGPEHIAVLAQKLA
- a CDS encoding GNAT family N-acetyltransferase, whose amino-acid sequence is MTTSLADWKGVPAPTVQTIEGRFIRLEKLDPARHGDGLFKALQGPGADPKLWDYLPYGPFPERSVFNDWLNNHAANSDPYFFSVIDRASGDVQGILSLMSIVPSQGRIEIGHVTFGAPMQRSPKSTEAVYLLAKESFALGYRRLEWKCNNGNARSKYAAERLGFSFEGVFRQHMVVKGQNRDTAWYSILDSEWPVVGAGFERWLSDENQTGSGQVKTLAECRG
- a CDS encoding ABC transporter substrate-binding protein; protein product: MKLQPLLALGLTILAASTQAFGGATLDRIEQKKELVGVLMESYPPFSFLNDQNQLDGFDVDVAKAVANKLGVKLRLETPSWDVIAAGRWSGRYDICICSMTPSKARAEVFDFPVEYYASPAVIVVNAKDDSIHSAKDLSGKKVGLTSASSYESYLNKNLVIEGAEDTQLQYPFENVQIAPYDTDNVAFQDLGLGAGVRLDAVLTNLVTAQPRLTEDKRFKLAGEPLYSEPNSVAIEKGDAQWDAKVRDVFAQLKQDGTLSKLSQKWIGADISK